One window of Penaeus chinensis breed Huanghai No. 1 chromosome 34, ASM1920278v2, whole genome shotgun sequence genomic DNA carries:
- the LOC125043782 gene encoding uncharacterized protein LOC125043782: MKFLVLLALVGAACALPLDAPQPVEDTPEVAQAKADFQVAYDAAAAAAAAGAVPELVVPEGAPAAVDDTAEVAAAKAAFQAEFERAAAAAEAAPDFDLDGALSTYSGYLSTVNGRLSPFFTNTLPYGAFGLHAPVVAGAPVVSGAPVVAGTPLAYSGLHAFPGAYGFPGAYGFPGAYGFPGVVGSPFVQVAKAE; encoded by the exons ATGAAGTTCCTC GTGCTCCTGGCTCTGGTAGGCGCCGCGTGCGCATTGCCCCTGGACGCCCCGCAGCCCGTCGAGGACACGCCGGAGGTGGCGCAGGCGAAGGCCGACTTCCAGGTGGCCTAcgacgccgccgccgctgccgccgctgccGGCGCCGTCCCCGAGCTGGTGGTGCCCGAGGGCGCCCCGGCGGCCGTCGACGACACCGCGGAGGTCGCTGCCGCCAAGGCCGCTTTCCAGGCGGAGTTCGaacgcgccgccgccgccgccgaggcCGCCCCCGACTTCGACCTGGACGGCGCCCTCTCCACCTACAGCGGCTACCTCTCCACCGTCAACGGCAGGCTGTCGCCCTTCTTCACCAACACGCTGCCCTACGGAGCCTTCGGCCTCCATGCCCCCGTGGTCGCTGGCGCCCCCGTGGTATCCGGCGCCCCTGTGGTCGCGGGCACCCCTCTTGCCTACAGCGGCCTCCACGCCTTCCCCGGCGCCTACGGCTTCCCCGGCGCCTACGGCTTCCCCGGCGCCTACGGCTTCCCCGGCGTCGTCGGGTCCCCCTTCGTGCAGGTCGCCAAGGCCGAGTAG